From the genome of Chloroflexota bacterium:
TTGCATCGGCGTGCTAGTCTGTGGCATGAACGAAACGGATTGACCTCCGAAGCAGTGAACCACGCATTGCTTGCGCGGGACTGGGAACGGGCTGCCGATCTCATCGAACAACATGCTTTGGCATTGCTGAACCGTGGCGAACTGACGACGCTTTTGGGATGGTTGACGGCGTTACCAGAAATGGAGATGCTTACCCGAACGCGGCTGTGCCTCTATCATGCCTGGGTCCTCACGCTGACGGGTCGCTTCGATGCGGCGGAAGCGCGCTTGCAACGCGTTGCTAAGACCTTGGACTCTTCCACAGTCCAGGGTCGGGAAATGCTGGGACACATCGTGGCGTTACGCGCCAATGCGGCGGCTCATCATGGCGATGCGACACGCGCGACCTTGCTTGCGCGCGAAGCGCTTCAATACTTACCCGACGATGACCTCCAGACGCGTTGTGTCGTTGACTCCATCCTGGGTTCTGCCCTGCTCTTGACCGGCGATGTGAAAGGGGCGTGCCAGGTACTGGCGGAAGCCGGACGAATCGGACAAGTGTCGGGTAATCTCCTGTTGTCCATCGGCGCGCTCAGTACGTTGGGTGGGCAGCAGATAGTGCTGGGTCAGCTCCACCAAGCCGCCGAAACTTACGAGGACGTGTTGCGCTTGTCTGCCGGGCGCGATAAACACTCGAAACCATTACCGCCCGCGGCGAGGGCGTACATGGGCTTGAGCGAACTGCACTACGAGTGGAACGACCTTGAATCCGCAACACGTTTCGCGGAAGAATGTTTTGAATTGAGCCGGTACTGGGAATATCCGGACGCTCTGGCGCGGATGCCGTTGGCGATGGCACGCATGCGACTTGCGCGGGGCGATGTGGTTGGCGCATACGAAGCGTTTCAGCAAGCGGAGAAAATTGCAAAGCAGCATCGTACGGACCCCTGGGCAGTTGATCGTTTAGAGCAGTTTCGCGTGCGGCTTTGGTTAGCTCCAGAGGGAGGCAATCTCGCCGCGGCAACACGCTGGGCTGAGACACGCGCGAGCGCGCTCGAGGCAAATGCAGAATTACCGTACGTGCGCGAACGGGAACACCTGGCATTGGCGCGAGTACTGATCGCTGAAGCAAGGTTCGATCAAGCCCTGGGTCTGCTCAATCGGCTGAATGCCTCGGCTAATGCCGGCGGGCGAATCGGAAGAGTGATCGAGACCTTGGTTCTCGAGGCAGTCACGATGCAACTCAAGGACGCGCGGGACGCGGCAATCTCGGCACTCGGACAGGCGATGACGCTTGCAGAACCGGCGGGGTACGTTCGCACTTTTGTGGACGCAGGCGAACCGATGCGATTGCTTTTGGAAAGGATGAACGCCTCGCGTGAAGGCAGAGGGATGAAGGAATACATTCGGCAATTACTTGTCGCTTTTGGCAGAGTGAAGGAAATTCATCCTTCAGTCGAGCCGTTAAGCGCGCGCGAGTTGGAGGTGCTGCGCGCCATCGCGGACGGCATGTCGAATGCAGAAATCGCGCAGCGGCTCGTCATTGAGGTGAGCACCGTCAAGCGCCACATCAATCACATCTTTAGCAAGCTCGGCGTAACGACGCGCATCCAAGCCATCGTCAAGGCGAGAGGGATTGGATTATTGTAGGATTTAATCAAGATTCGTCACACGAAGCAAGCTCATTCTCGTGAGGGTGGGACGCGGACCGACTGTGGTAGAGTGCGCCACAGCCACGCGGACGAACGCAGATTGAAATTTTATCCACGTTCGTCCGCGGTACTCCGCGTCCCATTGATTTTTACCAGATACACCCGGCAATTCACCCTGGGGTGGACGACAATGCACCCACCCTCTATGTATATTGTGCTCGCAAGTGATGAACAGGAGGCAACCGGGTGACCAAGCATCAAGACTCCGCGCCGCCGGTAATTTACGAGATCCGGCTGAAGGGACACTTGTCCTCCGATTGGTCGCACTGGTTCGACGACCTGGCAATCACCTACGACGACGAGGGCAATACACTACTCACTGGTCCCGTCGTAGACCAGGCTGCTCTGCATGGATTGCTAGACAAGGTGCGCGATCTTGGGTTGTATCTCACAAGCGTACGAATGTGTCGAGAAGATCCTGGAAAACAAATTGAGTGATGTGGCGATGACAACAAAACTATATTCAGCGCGATAAACGCGCAAGGAGAGAACCAATGAAAAAGAGCATTCGAGTTTCACTGTTTGTTGCCGGTGGCATCGGCTTGTTCTTCACCGTCTTCCATTGCCTCATGTTTTATCTGTTCAAATGGAGTGCGACCCTGGCATGTCTCGACCCTATGAACTGGGCAACCTTCCAGACCTTCAATTTGGTCGCGATTTTGATGGTGGCGACGATCACCTTCTTTTCGTTTCGTCATCCCGATGAATTGGTCAAGACCGCTCTCGGCAAATCGCTCTTGATTGTCTTTGGGATTTTCTATCTGATCAGGATCGCCGCCGAGTTTATTTTCTACGGCTATCGTGGTACAAGTTCCCTGGTGATCATCATCCTGTGTCTTGTTCCAGCGATGGTCTATCTTTTCTCGTCTGTATCGCCGATGCAAAGGGAAGAAACCGTCCATCAATTATGAGAAAGTTGATTACCCATGGCAAGAAACAGTGTTGGAACGTTTGGTGAATTGACAGCCATCGAGCAATCCACCGCCGGTGGAAAAGGTGGAATGTTGGCGCGGCTCTTTCAAGCCGGTTACCCCGTCCCCGATGGCTTTGTCATCTTGCCAACTGCTTTCGATGGTGACGACTTACAAACAGATGCCTGGGTGCAAGTGCACGCGCGCCTCGAACGAATGCGTGCATCCAACAAGGACTGTGCTTTCGCAATCCGTTCGTCCGCATTGAGTGAGGATTCCGCCCAAGCATCCTTCGCCGGGGCGTTCGAGACGATTCTGGATGTGCAGACCGATGCGGATATTCGGAACGCGATTCAGACCGTGCACTGTTCGCGGTTATCGGAACGCGTCGCCGCGTATAGTCACGCACGCGGCATGGAAACCGATCACGCGATGGCTATCGTCGTGCAACGGTTGATCCGCGCCGATTTTTCCGGCGTGCTGTTCACGGCTGACCCGGTGACCGGCAATCGGCGACAGATGACCGGAAACTATGTGCATGGCTTAGGCGAGCAACTCGTGTCGGGTCAAGCCAACGCCGAATCTTTTTCGTTGCAACATCCCAATGGCAAGTATGACGGTCCGTCTGCGCTCAAACAGTTGGCTCGCGAACTTTACAAACTGGGAAGCCGGCTGGAGCGTGAGCTTGGCGCGCCGCAGGACATCGAATGGGCAATCGCCGACCGCAAATTGTACTTGCTTCAATCACGCCCGATCACAACCTTGGTCGCGCACGACCCGGCGACCGGCGAATGGAATGACACTCTCGCCGGCGATTTCCTGTGGTCGAATGTCAACGTCGGCGAAGGCGTGCCGGATGTGATGACGCCTTTGACCTGGGATGTGCTTGGCGCGTATTGGGACGCGTGGGTCCTGATCCCGGGTTATCGTTACCTGGGCAATATCGCGGGGCGCGTGTATACGAACTTGAGTGTGATTGCTTCGATCTATGCCGCGCTGGGAAAAAAGCGCGAGGAAGTTCTCAAGATCGTCGAGGGCTTGGGATTCCTCCGCCTGCCCGACGATATGGAGATTCCGCTGATTCCATTGCGAAGATCGTTTGTGTATTCGTTCATTCCAAACATGCTGGCTCTACAGCTCAAGATGCGCAAAGAGCTGAACCATTCGCAGACTTTTCTCGCTGAAAATCCGACCTGGTGCGAAGCGATGCGCCGACGAGTCGAGCAGATCAACCAGAATTCTGAATTGATTCACGTGTGGCGCAACGAAATCAAACCCAGAGGCGTCGCCGGTTTCTGGCAAACGTTGTTGGTCGCGATGCACCTGGATAACCTAGCCACACCGCTTCGGCGAAAGTTGACCGCGATGGTTGGCGCAGAGGACGCGAGTGTGTTGTTGTCGAACTTGAGTGGCGAAGCGGAGTTGGCGAGCATGGGATTGATCGTCGGCATATCCCAGGTCGTGCAAGGCAAACTGACGCGCAACGAGTACTTGGATCGCTATGGTCACCGGGGAGCATTTGAGTTTGAGTTAGCTGCGCCGCGCCCAGCCGAAGACCCAGGTTGGCTTGACCGCCAAGTCACAACACGGCAAACGCCGAATCAAACTCTCGGCGATGTCGAGACCGTGCTTGAAAATCAGCATCGCACATTCGAGGCGGCTTGGCATCGTCTCGCAACGCGCTATTCGCGCAAAGCCAAAAGCATCCGTCGCCAAATCGCGCAGACCGCCGAGGTGGTTCGTCGTCGTGAAGCCATCCGCTCCGAGTACGTCCGCATCAGTTGGGTCGTTCGCGTCTGGGCATTGCGCGCCGGCAAATTGACTGGCTTGGGCGATGACGTTTTCTTTCTGACTGCGAATGAAGTGATTCAGGTCTTGGGTGGCGACATGCGCGTCACACGAAATATTGCCGCGCGAAAAAATACATATCAGAAATATCGTTCCCTGCCGCCTTATCCGGCAATCATCAAAGGTCGTTTCGATCTTTTCCAATGGGCTGCCGATCCGCACCGGCGCGGCGACATTTACGACGCGCAAATTTCCAGGGTCGCGTTTGCTACCGATACTATCGTCGGCTCTGCTGGCTCATCGGGATGTGTCGAAGGCATCGTGCGCCGGTTGGACAACCTCGAACAAGCCGATCAATTTCAACCCGGCGAAATCCTGGTGACGATGCAAACGAATATCGGTTGGACGCCGCTCTTCCCACGCGCCAAGGCGATTGTGACCGACGTGGGCGCAGTCCTCTCTCATGCCGCGATCGTCGCGCGTGAGTTGGGCATTCCCGCGGTCGTCGGCTGCGGCGATGCGACGATGCGGCTCAAGACCGGGGATCGCGTGCGAGTGGATGGTGGGAAAGGAATCGTCAGCATCATTCGAGATTAAAATTGGATGGGGTGCGACGCATGACACTTGTTCTCGAAACTAACCGATGCTTCGGCAAACGTCTTGGTTTCGCCGGTCGGCAAATTCGCCGGCGCGGCGTTGCGTTGGTACGCCCACGATGCGGTAGCATACGCCTGGAGTTCTTGTTCAAGCCGGAGAAAATGCCGTCGAGGTCTTCCGCTCCTGTGAAATCATCGCTGATGATCGTCGCGGCGTTCGTGTCAGGATGTCAATGATCTTGCCTTCGTCGCTGACCGTGACGATTTGTCCGCAACCGACCGCGCAGTACGGACAAACACTAGGGACTTGCTTGCCTTGCGTGATCGGCACGGTGCGCGTGCCGGCTTGAGCAATGTCGCCGAATTAGTTGCGCCAAAGCTCAACGTATTTCTGATAGACAATGGCGCGGATTCGTTATAGAATATCCAGGAGAAAATTTCTTATGGTTTCGACGATTAACTTTACCGCGATCTGTTGTCGGAAAGAGTGTTGCGCTCATTTGCCTGGCGCTCTTTTTGCGTTGCGGTGATCGTGTTCGATTGAACCAGATTGGAATGGCTCATCGCCGGCAACGCGGCGATGAGTTTTTATTTTTATTGGTTGCGAAAAACTCAGTCGTCCGCGTTTGCGCCATTCAATTTATGGAGAGGAAAAAATGAACACCAATCACCATCGTCCCATTGCGATTTTCTACGAGCATCCAGAGTGGTTCAATCCACTCTTTGCGGAACTGGACCGTCGCGGCATCGCGTACGAACGCTTGCTTGCCCACCAACATCAGTTCGATCCGCGCGAACGCGTTGTGCCACACGCCTTGGTCTTCAATCGTATGAGTCCATCCGCGTACATGCGCGGACACGCCCACTCCATTTTCTATGCGCTGCACTATCTCGCATACCTGGATTCGCTTGGCGTCAACGTCGTGAATGGCTATGCGGCATTTCGGCTGGAAACCTCCAAAGCCATGCAACTCGATCTCTTCGAGCAACTTGGGCTGATCTATCCGCGTGCGCGTGTGATCAATCACCCCTCGCAAGCAGTGCGCGCTGCGCGCGATTTGATTTTCCCCGTCATCGTCAAGCCAAACATCGGGGGGAGCGGCGCAAAAATTCGGCGTTTCGATTCGCGCGCGGAACTTGAGTTAGTCGTTGACGCGGAGGAACTTGATTTAGGGATTGATCAGACTGCACTGGTCCAAGAATATCTACCGGCGCGCGATGGACACATCGTCCGAGTTGAAATTCTCAACCATGAATTTCTGTACGCGATCAAGGTGTATCCCAAACCTGAAGAGGGATTCAACCTTTGCCCGGCAGATATTTGCCAACCTACGAATCTAGCTCAACCACTCTCGACGGAAGCGTGCCCCGTGGATGCCGCGCCCAAGCTGGGTTTGCGCGTCGAAGGAACAACTCCACCGCGCCTAGTCATCGAAAATGTAAAGCGCATTATGCGCGCGGCGCACATTGATGTAGGCGGCGTCGAGTATTTGGTGAATGATCGAGACGGTCGAGTCTACTATTATGATGTGAATGCGCTCTCAAACTTCGTTGCCAACGCGCCCGATGTTGTTGGATTCGATCCGTTTTCGCGCTTGGTTGATTTCATTGTCGCGCGAGCCAATCTTTTGCCAGAGGCAATCCATTGAGCGTTGCCCGCGCTGGCTAGAGCAAATTCCGACCGAGCGGCGTGGCGTCAATTGGCAGATCGCGCGAATGCGGCTATAATTCCGGACATGACCGCATCTCAGATCACAAATTCAGTTCCGCAAGGCGCACTCTATTCCGCCAAGCGCAAACCTGGGAAGGTGCAGCCATAATGCGAATCACCTTTCTTGGCGGCGCGGATGAAGTCGGCGCGAGCAGTCTCCTCCTCGAAATCAGCGGCAAGCGGTTGTTGATTGACGCCGGTATCCGTCCTTCGCCCAAAGCGCGTGTGGGCTTGCGCGGCGATCAACTGCCGCACCTCGACGCGATCGAATCACCCGACGCAATCTTGGTCACGCACGCGCACACCGATCACACCGGCGCGCTCGAACTCGTCGTCGGACGTTATCCGCATTGCCCGGTCTATGCCACGCCGCCGACGATTGCGCTCACGCGTGTGTTGCATGCGGACGCGCGGCGCATCATGCAATCGCGCCTCGACGAAGAAGGCGAACTGCCTTTGTTCGATGATGTCGCCGTACAAAAACTCCTCGCCGCGCTCACGCCAATCGAATTTAACGCGCGCTTGCCGCTCGGCGAAAATCTCGCCGCGACATTTTATCCGGCGGGACATATCGCCGGCGCGGCAATGATCGCGCTCGACAGCGACGAGGGGCGCGTCCTCATTTCCGGCGACATTTCGATTTCGCCGCAACGCACGGTGGACGGATGCAAGCCGCCGACATTGCGCCCCGACGTGTTGATTCTCGAAAGCACGTACGGCGGACGCCTGCACGCAAATCGCGCGACCGAGGAGCGCAAACTGGTCGAACGCATCGCGACGATCACAAGCGCGGGCGGCAAAGTTTTGATCCCCGCGTTCGCGCTAGGACGCGCGCAAGAGTTGATCGAAATATTGCGCGCGTTCCGCAAAGCCGGCGAACTGCCGAGCATCCCCGTTTGGGTGGACGGGATGGTGCGCGCGGTGTGCGGCATCTATTCCCAGTTTCCCGACGCGCTCCCGTTGGCATTGCAAGAACGCAACGCGAAATTTTTCGACGAGACGACACGCGCGATTGAAACGGTCGCGCAACGCAACGCGCTCGTGTGGGAAACGAATCCTGGGATCATCATCGCGAGTTCCGGCATGTTGGCGGGCGGACCGTCGCTCAGTTACGCGCGCGCGCTCGCGGGCAAGCCCGAACACGCGATTTTGCTCACCGGCTACCAGGACGAAGAATCGCCGGGGCGCAAACTGCAAGCGATGGCAACGCGCGGGCATGGCACAATCAAGATGGGAAAAGACATCGTGGACGTGCAATGCCAACTCGGCACCTATGCGCTCTCCGCGCACGCCGACGAAGGACAACTCATCGCGCTCACCGAAACGCTCGACCCGACGACGGTGTTCGTCGTGCACGGCGATGCGTCCGCGCGCGCGAGTTTGCGCCAAGCATTGCGCGAGCGCGGACGCCGCGTTGAGTTGCCGCGCGCGGGGCAATCGTTTGAGTTGCGCTTGCGCGGACTCAGACCCGAAGGGTTCGCTTCGCGGAAACCCTTCGGGTCTATGGGTGCGAATCGCCCACTCGACCTGGGTGCGCTCTGGCGCGAAATCGCCGCGCCGGGTGGAAGCTATTTCACGCTCGCAGAACTCGCGCGCGCGTGGTGGGACGATGATGCGGACGCGCGGATCGCCGAATTGCGCGACGCGCTCGCAAAAGACGACGCGCACTTTGTGCTCACCGAACGCGATCTAGTGCGCGCACGCACGCGCGAACAAATTGAACGCCCAGACCCGAAGGGTTTAGAAGACCCTTCGGGTCTTGCCACGACAATGGAGCCGAACCAAGCGCTGGCGTTCGCGCGCGAACAATTCCCACCAGAGGCGCGCTTGCGGCGCGCCGGTTATCGGCTCGACACCCGAACGCTCACACTTACTTTTGATTTTCCGGATGCCGCGCGCGAACGCTTCGCCGACATTTTCGCGCGCATCGAAAACGCGACGCAATGGAAAATCGAAATGGATCCCGAAGCGAATCAGAGTGCGTTGGCAATGCTCGCGCGCGAAACGCTTCGCGTGCCGCGTGAGTGGGAAATTCTCAAGGGACCTTCAATCTATCGCGAGGAAAAACGCGTCGCGCTGACCGCACGCGGGGAAGGCGATCTGACTATCGCGCTCGAACAATTTCGCGCGACGAGCGGTTACACGTTGAACGTCGCGCTCGCCGATGCCCCCGCGACGAAGGATGTTGCATTCACGCCGACAACCGGCGCACTCGAAATCAACGCCGCGCTCGGCTTGATTCGCGCGCAACTCGCGGAAAGTACGCTGTATCGCACAAGTTTGAAAGGGAACGAAATTGTCTTGTCGTTTATGTCGCCTCAGGTCGGCGCGCGGTATCGTGAAAAGATCGAAGAACTCGCGCGAACAACCGGCT
Proteins encoded in this window:
- a CDS encoding LuxR family transcriptional regulator — protein: MPNPQPNALLASKLYIPPQRPNLVTRHNLLQKLDAALRPEVRLILVCAPAGFGKTTLLSHWVTQTQSPNVTASGTKQSPSNLEIASRKALAMTGRGDFDNTRPVAWLSLDEGDNDLIRCLTYLIAALQRVNPGLGEVALSMLQTPQPPAIEPILTALINDLSESTNSFVLILDDYHVIKSRPIHDAIIFLIDHLPTPMHLVIATRADPPIPLARLRGRMQLVELRAADLRFAGDEVATFLNQVMALNLSGDDVAGLEARTEGWIVGLQLAALSMQGRDDPAGFIAAFSGSHHYVLDYLIEQVLHGLPEYVQTFLLHTSILDRMCGSLCDAVLGQKDEGGRIKDEKDSHSEVSSLILHAERSSFILEYLERNNLFIVPLDDERRWYRYHHLFADLLRNQLGRRAADQIPELHRRASLWHERNGLTSEAVNHALLARDWERAADLIEQHALALLNRGELTTLLGWLTALPEMEMLTRTRLCLYHAWVLTLTGRFDAAEARLQRVAKTLDSSTVQGREMLGHIVALRANAAAHHGDATRATLLAREALQYLPDDDLQTRCVVDSILGSALLLTGDVKGACQVLAEAGRIGQVSGNLLLSIGALSTLGGQQIVLGQLHQAAETYEDVLRLSAGRDKHSKPLPPAARAYMGLSELHYEWNDLESATRFAEECFELSRYWEYPDALARMPLAMARMRLARGDVVGAYEAFQQAEKIAKQHRTDPWAVDRLEQFRVRLWLAPEGGNLAAATRWAETRASALEANAELPYVREREHLALARVLIAEARFDQALGLLNRLNASANAGGRIGRVIETLVLEAVTMQLKDARDAAISALGQAMTLAEPAGYVRTFVDAGEPMRLLLERMNASREGRGMKEYIRQLLVAFGRVKEIHPSVEPLSARELEVLRAIADGMSNAEIAQRLVIEVSTVKRHINHIFSKLGVTTRIQAIVKARGIGLL
- a CDS encoding MBL fold metallo-hydrolase codes for the protein MRITFLGGADEVGASSLLLEISGKRLLIDAGIRPSPKARVGLRGDQLPHLDAIESPDAILVTHAHTDHTGALELVVGRYPHCPVYATPPTIALTRVLHADARRIMQSRLDEEGELPLFDDVAVQKLLAALTPIEFNARLPLGENLAATFYPAGHIAGAAMIALDSDEGRVLISGDISISPQRTVDGCKPPTLRPDVLILESTYGGRLHANRATEERKLVERIATITSAGGKVLIPAFALGRAQELIEILRAFRKAGELPSIPVWVDGMVRAVCGIYSQFPDALPLALQERNAKFFDETTRAIETVAQRNALVWETNPGIIIASSGMLAGGPSLSYARALAGKPEHAILLTGYQDEESPGRKLQAMATRGHGTIKMGKDIVDVQCQLGTYALSAHADEGQLIALTETLDPTTVFVVHGDASARASLRQALRERGRRVELPRAGQSFELRLRGLRPEGFASRKPFGSMGANRPLDLGALWREIAAPGGSYFTLAELARAWWDDDADARIAELRDALAKDDAHFVLTERDLVRARTREQIERPDPKGLEDPSGLATTMEPNQALAFAREQFPPEARLRRAGYRLDTRTLTLTFDFPDAARERFADIFARIENATQWKIEMDPEANQSALAMLARETLRVPREWEILKGPSIYREEKRVALTARGEGDLTIALEQFRATSGYTLNVALADAPATKDVAFTPTTGALEINAALGLIRAQLAESTLYRTSLKGNEIVLSFMSPQVGARYREKIEELARTTGWALAINPQPNQNAIVQVALELIARAGWVAARGPSIHTDRGEVRVNIDLKGLEDPAGLQTEFETRTGYRLVIETSAVQSAPTPSASREEIVEIPIARIRLTRHHQMLELDPEKQRKTLEQLQRLGRVNKPIRVRRGATDYLLLDGLYRLRAAQTLGWERITAVVEEVV
- a CDS encoding pyruvate, phosphate dikinase — its product is MARNSVGTFGELTAIEQSTAGGKGGMLARLFQAGYPVPDGFVILPTAFDGDDLQTDAWVQVHARLERMRASNKDCAFAIRSSALSEDSAQASFAGAFETILDVQTDADIRNAIQTVHCSRLSERVAAYSHARGMETDHAMAIVVQRLIRADFSGVLFTADPVTGNRRQMTGNYVHGLGEQLVSGQANAESFSLQHPNGKYDGPSALKQLARELYKLGSRLERELGAPQDIEWAIADRKLYLLQSRPITTLVAHDPATGEWNDTLAGDFLWSNVNVGEGVPDVMTPLTWDVLGAYWDAWVLIPGYRYLGNIAGRVYTNLSVIASIYAALGKKREEVLKIVEGLGFLRLPDDMEIPLIPLRRSFVYSFIPNMLALQLKMRKELNHSQTFLAENPTWCEAMRRRVEQINQNSELIHVWRNEIKPRGVAGFWQTLLVAMHLDNLATPLRRKLTAMVGAEDASVLLSNLSGEAELASMGLIVGISQVVQGKLTRNEYLDRYGHRGAFEFELAAPRPAEDPGWLDRQVTTRQTPNQTLGDVETVLENQHRTFEAAWHRLATRYSRKAKSIRRQIAQTAEVVRRREAIRSEYVRISWVVRVWALRAGKLTGLGDDVFFLTANEVIQVLGGDMRVTRNIAARKNTYQKYRSLPPYPAIIKGRFDLFQWAADPHRRGDIYDAQISRVAFATDTIVGSAGSSGCVEGIVRRLDNLEQADQFQPGEILVTMQTNIGWTPLFPRAKAIVTDVGAVLSHAAIVARELGIPAVVGCGDATMRLKTGDRVRVDGGKGIVSIIRD